The following nucleotide sequence is from Mytilus edulis chromosome 13, xbMytEdul2.2, whole genome shotgun sequence.
attttataagttttatttaaGATAGGAACAGATTCAGATCACATTTTCAAGAAATGTatagtataatataaaaaagaagatatggtatgattgccaatgagccaactctccacaagagaccaaaataacaaagaaattaacaactataggtcactgtacagccttcagcaatgagcaaagcccataccgcatagtcagctataaaaggccccaaaatgacaatgtaaaacagttcaaacgagaaaactagcggcctaatCTAAGTATAAAAAATAATCCACTGGACAGCATGGAATAAGAACAAATATACAAAGAGTCTATGAAACTACCATGAGCCAAAGACTTAAGTCTAAGTATGAAACATATCCAGGTCACCATATGGTCTTTAAAATGAGCAAAAGCCATACCGAACACAATATATTGAGCTACATGTATATCAGGCCCCTGGATAACAAAACGTAAAACAAGTCAAAAGAGAATACCAATAGCAAATTTACAttcaagaaaaacaattttagcagatagcaaaaaataaaacacaagctCATACAGTTTACATTCTCCTGGCTTTGGACATACACTTGACAAATTTGGTAGGATTAAAAATTCTTTACCTCcaacagttgtgtaacagcacaaaATTACAACGAACTGTGAAAATCATTTGAATAGGGCTTGAGTTTTGGATCAGCACAAATTAGTtgacttgtatttatatttcagatTTTCAACAGTAGTTCTAGGGCTGATAGCATTAAAGTTTGTAGCAGTATCATTTACAGAGACAGTCAAGAGTTCAGCGCCATTATTTACGTGTTTTATTTCCTATGCTTTGATTGGAGAGTACACAGGAATGTACACGTTTATGTCGCTGATTCCAATAATGAGTGGATTGGCCCTGTGTTCTGCATATGAACTtagttttaatattaaaggctTTATTGCAGCCTTAGCTACCAATTTAACTGAATGGTATGTATATACAGTCTTCATAATTAAACTTTTGAACACAATGGCAAGAACATATAAGATTAGTTATAttagtattttatttcattggAAAGTAAAGAAATAACTGTTGCAACATATTTTCTATGTGATTGGCATGCAGATCACTGGTAAAGTGGATATAACTAGGAAATATCAAGATAAAAAAGTAGAAAATTTTCTTGtgaaaaaatagttaaaaaaaattgtgtgctGCATTCTTTTCTTGATTTACTTAAACTTATTAACTGAATATAtgaggaaatttaaaaatttgaatataattgCCAACTTTACAACTGCTATTATTTTTTATGAACATACATGGAAATGTGTATCATTTGTAACTTGAATTCATAAGTCGTCTCCTCTTGTTTTAGAACCATTTTGTTAATTGTAATACATTGGTATATATTACTTGCACTCAAATCAGATTTATctaattattataaaaaagaagatgtggtacgattgtcaATGTGatatctctccacaagagaccaaaactacacagaaattaacaaattaacatgCATGCTGCTTTCTCACTCAAAATTTATAATACTAGTAATATTCTAGGTTCTTgaaatgtttatcaattttttttccagTTTACAGAATGTTTATTCTAAAGTGCTAATTAGTGGTGATAAATATAGATATACGTAAGTAGAATTAATTTCCATTTAACAAAGAAACATTGTTGAGCCCATTATTTTGTATACAGTACACCAAAGTGCTTCATCAGAATCTGAAGAACTAAGAGTAATTTAATTGCTTGTTTCTCAAAATGAAAAAATCAGGCTTTTAGTAAATTTTCCATGTTATTAgcattttaaccaatcagaatgtTTAATTGTGTGTTAAAAAAATACCTACAATTTCTCAAATTCTGAAATGAAAATCTTCAATAAACAAGTTTACCAAGAGGAGATAATtaacattaaaagaaaaatcCAGGCGAGACAACAAAATTAATCTATTTTTATCACAAACAGTTAATGCATTTATCACAGCCTTTGACATTGTGTCTTCTGAATTTTCCGCCTATTTAAGAGGGTAGACCTTGATTCAGGGAGACAACtctttaaccctttcaccgattgctgcccagacagaagctactctgagacgatggcttccctggctactattactcaagtgggagatcttcataataaatgtcaataaaaacttgtttgtagttatttgtgtatttatttcattcactaacaccatgttcacagttttgttcatgttttgataattttttcctcaTATTATATtcgaattttcaaattttcggcattatcttggtgaaattctcaaaattctgctcttagaccccaaattgtaattttttaacccaaaacggcacgaggctgtacaaattcctcacactgaacgatgtccattccaagtgttttgtacataaaacgacattttatgtcaaaaaagtataccaGTTtcgcttcaattcttccatattctttcaaaaaaaatgttccctcatttcaaattctcgtaaatttcgtaaatttcgtctgattttgacacggttttcaacaaacggaagcaccatgtttacactttcatccgggtattcatcaaagaaagataactcatgtttgcactgttttgagcgggaaatataaaagaggtatttcGATCctggtaaaacgggactcatcgtcagctgtctgaagcgtgaatcccggtaaaccgggactcatcggcgaaagggttaattCAGtgatgcgtttgtaaaagtcaagattcatcaatgtattttaagcatttacctgaaacagatcgGAAATAGTCTATGTATcctagaagcttagaacatatttatgaaaatggctgacacaaacgtactgatgattttaagagttatttcccttaacctaggtctacctccttaagacCAGCAGAACTACAATTTACACAAGTTTATCATGGATAGTGATACAATTTTCAGCATCATGTAAAATTCTCTATTTTCAGACCGGCAGAATTACAATTTTACACCAGTTTATCATCAATAGCAGTACAAATTCCAGCGTGTTACTTCATGATAGATATGGGTTCTGCTagtaaaacatttgatattactATGATCTCAGCGTACATTATTAATGGAATTTGTTTTCACTTTCAAAGTATATCAGCTTATGTTTTAATGAGCTACATATCTCCTGTAACACACAGGTAAGAAagagtaaattttattttttattaaaattctcCATTTAATGTTATATTCATGTTCTAATGCCTGTTTTTATGgccaatttatgggcattatgttttctggtctgtgtgtccgttcctttgtttgtttgttaatcccttcattcgtccgtccgtttgtccatctgtcctgcttcaatttaaagtttttggtcgaggtagtttttgatgaaattgaagtccaatcaacttgatacttaaatatgttccctatgatatgatctttctaattttaatgccaaattagagatttatcccattttcacggtcaactgaacatagaaaatgatagtgcggatggggaaTTAGTACGGATGGGgaatccgtgtacttgggacacattcttgtttgatgCTGTGGTAAGGGCTGTTCAATTTAAACATACATGGTACCCAGGGACGGCACTTTTGAAATAGGGGGTAACCACCAATAGAGGTAAATTTAGAATTTAATGTACTATTTCTCCATATTTGTCACACACCCATATTTGCATTAAGAAACTAATAGAGTTTGTATCTAGAGATTTATAAAGTCAGGAGACACACAATCAAAACCCACTCCTATATAGAGTGCATATATTTATCTATGTATCATTGGTGCATCATGTCTGTAATCCTACAATTTTCCTGCCAAAAGTTGGTTGTCCTCTCAGGGCACTCTGTTCCTCCACCATATAGAAACTGGCCACCACCAAAATAGCCAAGAGTGATGAAATTGGTGAACACTTCAACTATAAAAAAACAACTAATTTATTTCAACATATAAGGTACTAGCCTACTAGGCagtgaatatgaaaaaaatgggctatacattcaaaacttaaaaaaaacaattctcaAGTCTTAACTTTAAAGCTCTCTTATTTTCCTTGTAATTActgtaatagaaaaacaaaggatgtGGAAtatatccatgacacaaaataagTACAtgcacaacaacaacaaacacacacaaaaagtAATAGCACTTTTATTGCTGATCTTCATCGCTGAGTCACAGTGAGGCCTCATACTGAGTAGAAAAACtctcacctcactgcaagtttGAGACAGCCTCTAGCACTGGCATGAGCAAAAttctttgcaaaaataatttagatagactgtatatataaagaatattttcctCTCTGTTTCAGTGTTGCTAACACAGTTAAACGAGCATTCCTTATTTGGATATCAGTAATATTATTTGGTAATCCGGTAACATTCTTAAGTGGATTAGGGACTGTAATTGTTACCATTGGTGTTCTGTTGTATACCAAGGCTAAGGAGGTGGACCACAATAGGAGGGAACTTATACAGAGTTATCCAAGGCTGGGAGAAACTAAAGATGTTTGATTGTAAATTTTACTTAGTAGTTATTTTTCAAATGAAGACATTTATTCCTTGTACTAATTTTTACTGATGTATACAAAATGAATGTAAAAACTTTGGCaaactttgt
It contains:
- the LOC139501661 gene encoding solute carrier family 35 member E2A-like, giving the protein MSEIKLIKDAESLPTSTDLNMYLENSMDAVRTNIGTKHIVKKQDDDEKLGLLNVRAFFFLILWYIFSAFTLFLNKYILTSLKGDPAVLGAMQMVMTTIFGFLQMYLPLGFYKPVVREGKPSNFWKNMILVGCMRFSTVVLGLIALKFVAVSFTETVKSSAPLFTCFISYALIGEYTGMYTFMSLIPIMSGLALCSAYELSFNIKGFIAALATNLTECLQNVYSKVLISGDKYRYTPAELQFYTSLSSIAVQIPACYFMIDMGSASKTFDITMISAYIINGICFHFQSISAYVLMSYISPVTHSVANTVKRAFLIWISVILFGNPVTFLSGLGTVIVTIGVLLYTKAKEVDHNRRELIQSYPRLGETKDV